A window of Bacteroidota bacterium genomic DNA:
GGCGGGGTTAATTTTTTCTTGCGAAAAAGCAGAACCGACGGCTATAAGAAGCGTAAGTGCCAGTAAGGAAAAATTGCGTAAGTGTCTCATGGGCAAAAGATAGGAATATGATTTTGGGTTAATATGCGTTAATTGGTATTAATAATCAATTTCGAGGTCAAGTTGGTTTTTGAGCTTATTCAGTGCCGGATTCATTTCGGCCATTTTTTTGAATTTATCTACCGAAGTATAGGGACGGTCTTCAGTGGTGTTTTGTGTAACCGAAGTGTTGATGGATACCTGCCCGTTTTTAAGCTCCTTGCGGAGAAAGGCGAGCATATCATACTTTTTCTGGTTTATTTCTTCAGCCTGTACTTTGTTATCCACAATAAAATCGATTACGGCATTGTCGCTCAGTGTAGGCTTTCTTCGTGTAAGCGTACTGTAATAATTTGGTTGCTGCTGAAAAAATCCTTCAGCGAATCGTGCCCATGCGGCTTCAAGTTGTTCCTGTGTAAATGGCTCTGTTCCGTAGAATGCAAGCGGATCCTGTATTTCTTCATCTGTCTTTTCCTTATCGGGGGCGGGCTGATTTTTTAATGCCCTTATCGCGTCCATATTCACAACCGCTTTTTGTTGCGATTTGGATGAAATAACACGTTCAACAGTGGTGTTCAGCGACTTGGGCGCGGGATTCTCTGCAATAACTGGCGCTTCAACAACTGGTGCAGCCTCTATTACGAGGGGTTCATCCTTTTTTTTTAAGGCCTCTGCATCCTGCGTTGGCTGTTTCTGTGAGGTTGGCGTACACATTTGCATAAAAGCAAGCTCCAGATGCAAACGCTTGTTGTTGCTGATTTTATAAGTGGTATCGCACGCATTCGCAATATTAAGACAACGCATCAGAAAATCAACGGGGCATTTCTGTGATTGTTCCTGATACCTTTTGCGTATATTTTCGCCGGTTTCAAGAAGCCGCAGTGTTGCCGGGTCCTTACAAACCAGCAGGTCGCGGAGGTGAGAGGCGAAGCCGGCAAGGTAATGGTGCCCGTCAAAACCATTGTCAATAACCTGATCTATCTGAAGCAGTACTCCGTTAATCTCATTTTCCAGAAGTAAAGAGGTCATCTTAAAATAGAACTCATAATCCAGAATGTTGAGGTTGTCGAGTACCGATTGATAGGTAATGTTTCTGTCGGTTGATGATGCTATTTGGTCAAAGATTGAAAGTGCATCGCGCAAAGCGCCGTCTGCCTTTTGAGCAATAAGATGAAGCGCATCCGATTCAGTTGTTATACCTTCCTCTTTTGCAACCCAGGCAAGATGCTGGGCAATATCGTCAATCATGATACGCCTGAAATCGAAAATCTGGCAGCGTGATAGAATGGTCGGAAGTATCTTGTGCTTTTCGGTTGTAGCAAGAATAAATTTCGCGTAAGCAGGCGGTTCTTCAAGTGTTTTCAGGAAGGCGTTGAATGCCGCCGACGAAAGCATATGAACCTCATCAATGATATACACTTTGTATTTGCCTGCCTGAGGCGGTATACGCACCTGATCTACAAGTGAGCGGATATCATCCACGGAATTGTTGGATGCGGCATCCAGTTCATGAATATTGAAGGACGTGAGCTCATTGAACGATAAGCATGACGGACATTCGTTGCAGGCTTCGAACTCAGGAGTTACATGGGTGCAATTGATTGTTTTTGCAAGAATACGGGCACAGGTGGTTTTGCCAACACCGCGCGGGCCGCAGAAAAGGAAAGCCTGAGCGAGCTGGTTATTCTTGATGGCGTTCTTCAGGGTGTTGGTAATGGATTTTTGTCCAACCACCATTTCAAACGTTGACGGGCGGTATTTTCGGGCAGAAACAATAAAATTCTCCATGGTTCAGATAAATTCGGTTTTTCCGGGAATCACAAAGGTAACATTTTTTGAATTTTACGGTTTCGTTTGCAAAACGGCTGCAAATTAAAGTTATCTGACGGAAGTGCAAAATGTTTTATACCACCGGCTCTGTTTCATCAATGAAAGAACCGAACGGTTCAATAAGAAGACGTCTGAAAATTTAAACGGGGAAGAACTTTCGTGCTTCCCCGTTTGGTTAATATTCATCTTCGTGAAAGAAGAAATCTTCCTTGGTAGGATAATCGGGCCAGATATCTTCGATGCTTTCGTAGATCTCACCTTCGTCCTCAATTTCCCGAAGATTTTCGATGACTTCCATCGGAAGACCAGACCGTGTTGCATAGTCGATCAGCTCATCTTTGGTTGCAGGCCAGGGAGCGTCTTCGAGCTTGGATGCCAATTCAAGGGTCCAATACATAATTTTCGGTTTTTCTGAATTTTTTGCAAAAATATAATTAATCCTGTCAAAAAGTCAAGAAAAAAAACAAATTAATCAGATTCGTCTAAAATGCAAACGATTAGCGGTGCAGATTTATTTCGAAATGAATAAGAAATCGCTCCCGGATACTGATTTACCGAGTATTTGCCTGTGCAACCCGTAATTTTCGACTATTTTGGTTTCCACTGAATTTCTTCGGCACCGTGGTCTTTGGCAAGTTTACGAGCAAGCACGAAGAGGTAATCTGAAAGGCGGTTCACATATTTTAATATGAGCGCATCCACTTCTCTTTCGGCTGCCAGATGCACAATGATGCGCTCGGCCCGGCGACACACCGTGCGTGCAACATGACAATGCGATACCAGAATATGCCCGCCCGGTAAAATAAAATGACGCAGAGCAGGTAAATTGTCATTCATGCTGTCGATTTCATTTTCAAGTGTCAGAATATCGTCTTCTGCTACCTGTGGTAGTCCTTTCAGCGATTCGGCTGAGTCGGCCGCCAGGTGCGATTCGATATTAAACAGAATTACCTGTACATGGCCCAGTATTTTTTTTACATGATGATCAATATCCTGATCGCGCAGCAGACCAATGAAGGAATTCAGCTCATCAACGGTGCCGTAGGCTTCAATTTGAAGGCTATACTTGGGAACGCGGGTTCCGCCTATAAGTGCCGTTCTGCCCTTGTCGCCTGTACGGGTATAAATTTTTAATTCTTTTTTAGGCATATGAAATGCATTTTCCGGAGCTGGCTCCGATGTTCATTACAAATATAATGTTTTTGGACTGCTTGCCACCTCAATGAAATATTATACGTGGCCGAACTGTTCGGGATAGAAAATTTATAAAATTATCCGTTAATAAACGTTAACGTGCGTTTCTATAAATTAATTTTTTCGGAGCTCCTGCCGGACCAGATTGTTTGGTAGTGGCCGTTATATTATTCCGGAATTTGAGTTTCGGAATCGCACGCAATATCTTTTTTCCGTGCTTTGATTATACGTTTGAAAAAATCAAAGGAATACAGAATTGCGACTACGAAAAGCAATACCGTAATCAGAATCAGAATCAGAAGCGATTCGTCTCTTGCACTGCCGGTGCCGGCAAAGCAATAGTTCATTGATAAGACGAAGAGAACTGTCATGAACTTTTTCATTTCTTTTTTTTTAGGTGGCCGAAAACGTTTATGATTACAAAGTTAAGGCAGAACTAACGCAATCCATACCAGTGAGGAAATATTTTTTCCACCGATATATTTTAGAAGTGTTTAAAACGACAATTAAATCATTGAAATGACGATCGGAATAGGGAAAGTTGTGGACTGTTTTCAGCAGTTTTTGCTATAATCCTGTATTAAGCAATTTCCCGGAGCTGAGCAGCTTTTCGAGGTGTTTGTCGCCCGCTGTTTCCCGGATTGCATCAACATAGTTGATATTGTGAATATCGCTTCCAAGCAGGTCTATCATCTCATCTTCGATGAGGTGCTGCGCAATTTTTTTCAGCGGACCGGAGTTTCTGCCTGCCAGCGAACCAATGTTCATTTGAAACAGTATCTCTCGATCTTTCAGTGCGTCATAATGCTTAAAATTGCTGTGCCAGTATGAATATCGTTCGGGATGAGCAAGAATTATTTTATAACCGGATGTTTGAAGTTCAAATAAAATCGAGGCATAATCGGGGTAAGGCATATAGGTGGGCATTTCAACCAGAATGTGATTTCCGGAGAATGACAGCAGGTCGCCGCTTTTTATTTTCTCCATAAACCCTGAATCAATCATGTATTCGGCACCGACTTCAAGTTCAACATCAATGTCTTCTTCGCGCAGGCGTTGTTTCAATGTTGCAAATCCATCTCTGATAATGTCAGAAGTATTAGGGAAATGTTCAGCCGAAATATGAGGTGTAGTAATCAGTTTTGTATAGCCCAGACTCATCATTTCGCGCACCAGTTCCACCGATTGGTCAAGTGAGGCCGAGCCATCGTCTATCCCCGGCACAAGATGCGAGTGCAGGTCAACCCTGAGGGCTGAAAGAAAGGGCGTGGAAGCCGTTTCTTTTTTAGAAAAGAAGCCGGATAAAAAACCCATAATAGCACCAATTACGACTGATAATATATTTTAAACCAATCAAGGGTTATCTCCAATCCTTGCCTGATAGTAACGGCAGGGGCATATCCTAACAAAGCTGAAGCTTTGGAAACATCGGCAAGTGAATCGCGGATGTCGCCTGCTCTTTCTTCACGATATGTAGGTTCAAGGCTGCTTCCAGTAAGCTCTTTCAGGATGTTGAATAATTCATTCACCGAAGTTCTTCCGCCGCGGGCAATATTAAAAACCTGTCCGGGCGCTTCGGTATGTGTTGTAAAAAGTGCACGGATATTTGCCTGTACAGCGTTTTCAACAAATGTAAAATCTCTTGTCTGCTCACCGTCGCCATTAATAAACAGTTGTTTATTGGTGAGCAGCGAATCAATAAACAGTGGAATTGCTGCGGCATATGGACCACCCGGATTTTGTCTGGGTCCGAAAATATTGAAATACCGCAGCCCGATTATCTGCATATTGTAGATGGGTCCGAAAACGGTGGCATACATTTCATTCACATACTTTGTGACTGCGTATGGCGAAAGTGGTTTGCCTATTTTATCTTCCGTTTTGGGAAGTGTTTTGCTGTCGCCATAAACTGATGATGAGCTTGCATAAACAACGCGTTTAACGCCGGCGTCGCGGGCTGCAACAAGTATATTCAGCTGACCGTTTACATTGGTTGCATTGGTAGCCGCAGGGTCTTTGACCGAGCGGGGTATAGAGCCAAGAGCTGCCTGATGAATCACATAATCAATTCCGCTGCAAGCTGTAGCACAGGTTTCCGTATTGCAGATGTCTCCTTCTATAAACTCAAAATGCGGATTTCCGAAGTAGGACTCAATATTTTTTTTGAAGCCAGTTGCCAGATTATCGAGCACGCGAACTTTGGCTGCGCCGTGCTTCATAAGGTATTCAACAATATGAGAGCCAATAAAACCTGCGCCTCCTGTTACCAAAAAGTTAGTCTTATCAATAGTTCCGGGGTGGTATGCTTGTTCGTACATATTCCTAAGTGCTTTGCCGTTATTTTAATCGGCTGAATTAACGTTTTTTGTATTGTTGGTCGTAGTATTTCTGGTAATCGCCTGATGTAACATTATTGAGCCATTCGCTGTTGGCAAGATACCAGTCAACCGTTTTCTCAAGACCGCTTTCAAACTGCAACGATGGCGTCCAGCCAAGTTCTTTCTGGAGTTTCGATGAATCGATAGCATATCGCTGGTCGTGTCCGGCACGGTCCTTAACAAAGGTAATAAGTTTTTCGGAAGTCCCTGTATCACGGCCCAGTTTTGTGTCCATAATGCTACACAACAGGCGTATCAGGTCAATGTTGGTCCATTCGTTATTTCCGCCAATGTTATAGGTTTCACCATTTCTTCCTGATTGAAAAATAGTATGAATAGCTGCAGCATGGTCTTTTACAAATAGCCAGTCGCGGATGTTGTCGCCCTTGCCATAAACAGGAAGGGGTTTGTTATTCATGATATTATTAATGCAAAGCGGTATCAGCTTTTCCGGGAAATGATTGGGACCGTAGTTATTGGAACAGTTAGAAAGAACTACAGGCAGTTTGTATGTGTGATGCCATGCACGTACCATATGGTCGGAACTGGCTTTTGATGCGGAGTACGGACTGCGGGGATCGTAGGCTGTTGTTTCTGTGAAGAGCCCTTCTGTTCCTAATGAACCATAAACTTCATCAGTGGAAACGTGGTAGAATCTTTTATGTTCAAAATTATCTTTCCATAAGTTCCGCGCGGCATTAAGCAGGTTTACCGTACCAACAATATTGGTGAAGATAAATTCCATGGGGTTTTCAATGCTGCGGTCAACATGCGATTCGGCTGCGAGATGAATAACGCCGTCAAAGCGGAATTCATTAAAAAGGTTCTTGATGAATTCGGCAT
This region includes:
- a CDS encoding DNA polymerase III subunit gamma/tau, translated to MENFIVSARKYRPSTFEMVVGQKSITNTLKNAIKNNQLAQAFLFCGPRGVGKTTCARILAKTINCTHVTPEFEACNECPSCLSFNELTSFNIHELDAASNNSVDDIRSLVDQVRIPPQAGKYKVYIIDEVHMLSSAAFNAFLKTLEEPPAYAKFILATTEKHKILPTILSRCQIFDFRRIMIDDIAQHLAWVAKEEGITTESDALHLIAQKADGALRDALSIFDQIASSTDRNITYQSVLDNLNILDYEFYFKMTSLLLENEINGVLLQIDQVIDNGFDGHHYLAGFASHLRDLLVCKDPATLRLLETGENIRKRYQEQSQKCPVDFLMRCLNIANACDTTYKISNNKRLHLELAFMQMCTPTSQKQPTQDAEALKKKDEPLVIEAAPVVEAPVIAENPAPKSLNTTVERVISSKSQQKAVVNMDAIRALKNQPAPDKEKTDEEIQDPLAFYGTEPFTQEQLEAAWARFAEGFFQQQPNYYSTLTRRKPTLSDNAVIDFIVDNKVQAEEINQKKYDMLAFLRKELKNGQVSINTSVTQNTTEDRPYTSVDKFKKMAEMNPALNKLKNQLDLEIDY
- a CDS encoding DUF2795 domain-containing protein; the protein is MYWTLELASKLEDAPWPATKDELIDYATRSGLPMEVIENLREIEDEGEIYESIEDIWPDYPTKEDFFFHEDEY
- a CDS encoding cob(I)yrinic acid a,c-diamide adenosyltransferase → MPKKELKIYTRTGDKGRTALIGGTRVPKYSLQIEAYGTVDELNSFIGLLRDQDIDHHVKKILGHVQVILFNIESHLAADSAESLKGLPQVAEDDILTLENEIDSMNDNLPALRHFILPGGHILVSHCHVARTVCRRAERIIVHLAAEREVDALILKYVNRLSDYLFVLARKLAKDHGAEEIQWKPK
- a CDS encoding CpsB/CapC family capsule biosynthesis tyrosine phosphatase, producing the protein MGFLSGFFSKKETASTPFLSALRVDLHSHLVPGIDDGSASLDQSVELVREMMSLGYTKLITTPHISAEHFPNTSDIIRDGFATLKQRLREEDIDVELEVGAEYMIDSGFMEKIKSGDLLSFSGNHILVEMPTYMPYPDYASILFELQTSGYKIILAHPERYSYWHSNFKHYDALKDREILFQMNIGSLAGRNSGPLKKIAQHLIEDEMIDLLGSDIHNINYVDAIRETAGDKHLEKLLSSGKLLNTGL
- a CDS encoding SDR family oxidoreductase → MYEQAYHPGTIDKTNFLVTGGAGFIGSHIVEYLMKHGAAKVRVLDNLATGFKKNIESYFGNPHFEFIEGDICNTETCATACSGIDYVIHQAALGSIPRSVKDPAATNATNVNGQLNILVAARDAGVKRVVYASSSSVYGDSKTLPKTEDKIGKPLSPYAVTKYVNEMYATVFGPIYNMQIIGLRYFNIFGPRQNPGGPYAAAIPLFIDSLLTNKQLFINGDGEQTRDFTFVENAVQANIRALFTTHTEAPGQVFNIARGGRTSVNELFNILKELTGSSLEPTYREERAGDIRDSLADVSKASALLGYAPAVTIRQGLEITLDWFKIYYQS
- the rfbB gene encoding dTDP-glucose 4,6-dehydratase, producing MAQPDKTILITGGAGFIGSHVVRLFVNEHPDYLVVNLDKLTYAGNLANLSDIENAPNYRFVKGDIVDAEFIKNLFNEFRFDGVIHLAAESHVDRSIENPMEFIFTNIVGTVNLLNAARNLWKDNFEHKRFYHVSTDEVYGSLGTEGLFTETTAYDPRSPYSASKASSDHMVRAWHHTYKLPVVLSNCSNNYGPNHFPEKLIPLCINNIMNNKPLPVYGKGDNIRDWLFVKDHAAAIHTIFQSGRNGETYNIGGNNEWTNIDLIRLLCSIMDTKLGRDTGTSEKLITFVKDRAGHDQRYAIDSSKLQKELGWTPSLQFESGLEKTVDWYLANSEWLNNVTSGDYQKYYDQQYKKR